The following proteins are encoded in a genomic region of Musa acuminata AAA Group cultivar baxijiao chromosome BXJ2-11, Cavendish_Baxijiao_AAA, whole genome shotgun sequence:
- the LOC103970294 gene encoding ethylene-responsive transcription factor ERF024-like — translation MADQPSHVHHYRHVRYSHVGSSGRPGSRPPPPRDLIQSCPYGHGGSSTGPPMGTGGEVAPRRSSYRGIRQRSGKWVSEIREPGKASRIWLGTYATAEMAAVAYDVAAHALRGADAVLNFPDEIATRPVPASGSPTAIRSAAAEAATALLLRGTGIAAADDDDDAVPQRPSEGQYIDEDEIFDMPQLLVNMAEGMLMSPPRLSPSGPDDLPEVYEGEWRWSYP, via the coding sequence ATGGCGGACCAACCTTCGCACGTGCATCATTATCGCCACGTGAGATATTCGCACGTGGGAAGCAGCGGCCGACCCGGCTCGCGGCCCCCACCGCCTCGGGACCTGATACAGTCGTGTCCTTATGGCCACGGAGGGAGTTCCACAGGCCCGCCCATGGGAACCGGCGGAGAGGTCGCGCCGCGGCGCTCCAGCTACCGCGGCATCAGGCAGCGGAGCGGTAAGTGGGTGTCGGAGATTCGGGAGCCGGGGAAGGCCAGCCGCATATGGCTGGGCACGTACGCCACCGCGGAGATGGCGGCCGTGGCCTACGACGTAGCCGCCCACGCGCTGCGCGGCGCCGACGCGGTGCTCAACTTCCCCGACGAGATCGCGACGCGTCCCGTACCGGCGTCGGGCTCCCCAACCGCCATCCGCTCGGCCGCCGCCGAGGCGGCCACCGCCCTACTGCTGCGGGGCACCGGAATCGCCgccgccgacgacgacgacgatgccgTCCCGCAGCGGCCGTCGGAAGGGCAGTACATCGACGAGGATGAAATCTTCGACATGCCGCAACTGCTGGTGAACATGGCGGAGGGGATGCTTATGAGCCCGCCGAGGCTGAGCCCGAGCGGACCCGATGACCTGCCGGAGGTGTACGAAGGCGAGTGGAGGTGGAGCTATCCGTGA